A single window of Luteipulveratus halotolerans DNA harbors:
- a CDS encoding response regulator, which yields MTAPLTVVVVDDDFMVVRVHTKFVERVDGFEVVGSARSGTEALDVVRRLRPDLVLLDVHLPDMSGLEVLRALRAEGDDSDVLMVTAERELDSVRAARSSGAAGYLVKPFTQDDLATRLADIARVRRRLADLDAPGQADIDQVFGTPPPAPADVRLPKGLSPATGDLVLSALRDHGEQSAAECGERVGLSRVTARRYLEHFAETGRVRVRQQYGRVGRPERMYSALPGRS from the coding sequence GTGACCGCCCCGCTGACCGTCGTGGTCGTCGACGACGACTTCATGGTGGTGCGGGTGCACACCAAGTTCGTCGAGCGTGTCGACGGGTTCGAGGTCGTCGGCTCCGCGCGCTCGGGCACCGAGGCGCTCGACGTCGTACGCCGGCTGCGCCCTGACCTCGTCCTGCTCGACGTGCACCTGCCAGACATGTCCGGGCTGGAGGTGCTGCGCGCGCTGCGCGCCGAGGGCGACGACTCCGACGTGCTGATGGTGACGGCCGAGCGCGAGCTCGACAGCGTGCGGGCGGCCCGCAGCTCGGGAGCCGCCGGTTACCTCGTCAAGCCGTTCACCCAGGACGACCTCGCCACCCGGCTCGCCGACATCGCCCGCGTACGCCGGCGCCTGGCCGACCTGGACGCACCCGGCCAGGCCGACATCGACCAGGTCTTCGGTACGCCGCCACCCGCACCGGCCGACGTACGCCTGCCCAAGGGGCTCAGCCCCGCGACGGGCGACCTCGTGCTGAGCGCGCTGCGGGACCACGGCGAGCAGTCGGCGGCCGAGTGCGGCGAACGCGTGGGCCTGTCACGCGTCACAGCACGGCGCTATCTGGAGCACTTCGCCGAGACCGGGCGGGTACGGGTGCGGCAGCAGTACGGGCGGGTGGGCCGCCCGGAGCGGATGTACAGCGCCCTCCCCGGCAGAAGCTGA
- a CDS encoding alpha/beta fold hydrolase: MSARHDAWDRLAQVSAPTLVLHGSDDRMSPVSNAHAIGGRIPAARVEVTEGGRHGFFDEFSDTITPRVAAFLAGAP, encoded by the coding sequence GTGAGCGCCCGCCACGACGCCTGGGACAGACTCGCTCAGGTCAGCGCGCCCACGCTCGTCCTGCACGGCAGCGACGACCGCATGTCACCGGTGTCCAACGCGCACGCGATCGGCGGGCGCATCCCCGCCGCGCGGGTCGAGGTGACCGAGGGCGGCCGACACGGCTTCTTCGACGAGTTCAGCGACACGATCACGCCTCGGGTCGCCGCGTTCCTGGCCGGTGCGCCGTGA